The Microcystis aeruginosa NIES-843 sequence ATTTTTTTGGGTTCCTTCCACTGATTTTAGCCGATTGTCGATGCCTTCGATTTTCTCGTCTAACACTTTAATATCACCTTTGAGATCAGTTACTCCTATTTCTAGTTTGGTTAACCGATCTTCTACCTTGTCAAATCTTTCGTTAACCCGCTTCTCAAGCGAGTCGATCTTTCCCTCAATCCTTGTGAGGACAGCTTCTAGGGAATAAGTAACAGTTTCGTTAGACATTTGGTAA is a genomic window containing:
- a CDS encoding DUF4164 family protein, whose protein sequence is MSNETVTYSLEAVLTRIEGKIDSLEKRVNERFDKVEDRLTKLEIGVTDLKGDIKVLDEKIEGIDNRLKSVEGTQKNQVWTLIILLGSAIITAGWKVFFSSNI